The nucleotide sequence GACTCGCTGCAGGCGATGATGACGGATTACCAGCAGAAGTCGCTGGTGATGTCCGCCGATGCGAAGCAGAAGCGGGAGCAGGAGATCATCGCGAAGCGCACGGGCTGGGAGCAGCGCGCCGAGCAGCTGCAGCAGCAGGCGGCGCAGCGCCAGCAGCAGGTGATGGAGCCCATCATGCAGCGCGTCGAGGCCGCCATCAGTGAAGTGCGGCAGACGCAGGGCTACGCGATCATCTTCGACGTCGTCTCCGAGGCCATCGTCTCGGCCGACCCGGCGCTGGACATCACGGCGACGGTGATCGAGCGACTGAAGGCGGGTGCGCCCGCCGCGTCCGGCCAGCAGTAACCCGCACAGCGCGCACCGCAGCTCGCGGTGAAAGCTTCTGCGATTGCGCAGGCCGTTGACGGCCGTTTCGAGGGGGGATCGGACCCGGATCTGACGGGTGCCGCCCCCCTCGATCACGCCGCGGCCACGGACCTCACACTTCTGACCTCGCCGCGCTACGCGG is from Longimicrobiales bacterium and encodes:
- a CDS encoding OmpH family outer membrane protein, with amino-acid sequence MRKLFATVMTLAGLLAVSAPLSAQTATKIGYIDTRRVLQEAPGAQEARTTLESEMQGFQNQLQMMQDSLQAMMTDYQQKSLVMSADAKQKREQEIIAKRTGWEQRAEQLQQQAAQRQQQVMEPIMQRVEAAISEVRQTQGYAIIFDVVSEAIVSADPALDITATVIERLKAGAPAASGQQ